A portion of the Rhodanobacter sp. AS-Z3 genome contains these proteins:
- the purL gene encoding phosphoribosylformylglycinamidine synthase: MIALDGLNALSPFRLERLNARLETLHHGVRVQASWFVYFIDAEAAPEGELRQRLLTVLEAKDAAPEPATLWVVPRLGTISPWSSKATDILHGAGFDVRRVERGLAWLVAGLPAEDAPDHAAIMAVLYDAMTQSVLTCIDDAQGLFLAGSPGDLVHVVLGANPQAALAEANQRLGLALADDEIDYLVARYAELGRDPTDAELFMFAQANSEHCRHKVFNASWTVDGEEQDKTLFGMIKHTHQQSPAHTLSAYSDNAAVIEGSEGRRFFADPADRVWRGHQERVDFAIKVETHNHPTAIAPWPGAATGAGGEIRDEGATGRGGKPKAGLTGFSVSDLRIPGHPQPWEVQRPLPPRMASAFEIMRDGPLGAAAFNNEFGRPCLGGYFRSYETELPGQPGFRRGYDKPIMLAGGLANLRPGHVLKNPVQPGNKVIVLGGPAMLIGLGGGAASSVAGGASSAELDFASVQRDNAEMERRCQEVIDACCARGEHNPIVSVHDVGAGGLSNAIPELLNDASVGGVIDLSKIPCDDPSLSPMQVWSNESQERYVLAIAPENLAEFEAMCQRERCPYAVVGDATAERQLVVTDPRRELTVIDLPMDVLFGKPPRMHRDAKRIKPRIDLVPDLSGVGMDEALLRVLRLPTVGSKSFLITIGDRTVGGLNHRDPMVGPWQVPVADCAVTISDFDGYAGEAMAMAERAPVALLSSADAARMAVGEAITNLAAAAITDLGEIRLSANWMAAVNHPGEDAALFDAVKAVGMELCPALDISIPVGKDSLSMQTVWHDGEMEQRTVSPVSLVITGFARVTDVRRTLTPQLRLDHGHSDLWLIDLAGGRDRLGGSCLTQVFNRSGGVPPDLDDPKRLKALFDLIQEANAAGLLLAYHDRSDGGVITTLVEMAFAGHCGLEIHLDGWAEATLRALFNEELGAVVQVAEANREAFEALLVKYALAGVSHRIGRPKEKLGIKLFLGDDTLFKWNWSTLFKAWNETSHAMQRQRDNPQSADAEHAWRMDDADPGISPKLSFDPLQNVAAPFIARGERPRIAILREQGVNGQVEMAAAFTRAGFDAVDVHMSDLASGRMKLADFRGFAACGGFSYGDVLGAGRGWATSILYNAMLREQFSAFFADPTKFALGVCNGCQMLSQLKEIIPGAQHWPKFLRNASEQYESRLVTLEILDTPSLFFKGMAGSRIPVAVAHGEGRVSFPQACSPAKSNGAVRFVDNRGKPTESFPLNINGSPGGLAGFTAADGRVTIMMPHPERVFRTAQLSWHPDSWGEDSPWMRMFRNARVWCG, encoded by the coding sequence ATGATCGCACTCGACGGGCTGAACGCCCTCTCGCCGTTCCGTCTCGAACGACTCAATGCCCGCCTGGAAACGCTGCATCACGGCGTCCGTGTGCAGGCCTCGTGGTTCGTCTATTTCATCGACGCCGAAGCGGCGCCCGAAGGCGAGCTGCGTCAGCGCCTGCTGACTGTGCTGGAGGCAAAAGATGCCGCACCGGAACCGGCCACCCTGTGGGTGGTGCCGCGACTGGGCACGATCTCGCCGTGGTCGAGCAAGGCCACCGACATTCTGCATGGCGCCGGTTTCGATGTGCGCCGGGTGGAACGCGGGCTGGCCTGGCTGGTCGCCGGACTGCCGGCGGAAGACGCGCCGGATCACGCCGCCATCATGGCGGTGCTGTACGACGCGATGACGCAGTCGGTGCTGACCTGCATTGACGACGCGCAAGGCCTGTTCCTGGCTGGCTCGCCGGGCGATCTGGTGCATGTGGTGCTGGGTGCCAATCCGCAGGCAGCGCTGGCCGAGGCGAACCAGCGACTGGGCCTGGCGCTGGCCGACGACGAGATCGACTATCTGGTCGCGCGCTACGCCGAGTTGGGACGCGATCCCACCGACGCCGAACTCTTCATGTTCGCCCAGGCCAACTCCGAGCACTGTCGGCACAAGGTGTTCAACGCCAGTTGGACGGTAGACGGCGAAGAACAGGACAAGACCCTGTTCGGCATGATCAAGCACACCCATCAGCAGTCGCCCGCGCATACCTTGTCCGCCTATTCGGATAATGCGGCGGTGATCGAGGGCAGCGAGGGCCGGCGCTTTTTTGCCGACCCGGCCGATCGGGTGTGGCGCGGACATCAGGAACGCGTTGATTTCGCGATCAAGGTCGAAACGCACAACCATCCCACCGCCATCGCGCCGTGGCCCGGTGCCGCGACCGGCGCGGGTGGCGAAATTCGCGACGAGGGGGCGACCGGTCGCGGCGGCAAGCCGAAGGCCGGCCTTACCGGTTTCTCGGTTTCCGATCTGCGCATTCCCGGCCATCCGCAGCCGTGGGAAGTGCAGCGTCCGCTACCGCCACGCATGGCCAGCGCGTTCGAGATCATGCGCGACGGTCCGCTGGGCGCGGCTGCGTTCAACAACGAGTTTGGCCGTCCCTGTCTGGGCGGCTATTTCCGCAGTTACGAAACCGAACTGCCGGGTCAGCCCGGCTTCCGTCGTGGCTATGACAAGCCGATCATGCTGGCCGGTGGCCTGGCGAATCTGCGTCCGGGTCATGTGTTGAAAAATCCGGTACAGCCGGGTAACAAGGTGATCGTGCTGGGCGGCCCGGCCATGCTGATCGGTCTGGGCGGCGGCGCGGCTTCCTCGGTGGCCGGTGGTGCGTCGAGCGCGGAGCTGGACTTCGCCTCGGTGCAGCGCGACAACGCCGAGATGGAGCGCCGCTGCCAGGAAGTCATCGACGCCTGCTGTGCGCGTGGTGAGCACAACCCGATCGTCAGCGTGCATGACGTCGGCGCCGGCGGCCTGTCCAACGCCATCCCCGAGCTGCTCAACGACGCCAGTGTCGGCGGCGTGATCGACCTGTCGAAGATTCCCTGCGACGACCCCTCGCTGTCACCGATGCAGGTGTGGAGCAACGAGTCGCAGGAACGCTACGTGCTCGCGATCGCGCCGGAAAACCTCGCCGAATTCGAGGCGATGTGCCAGCGCGAGCGCTGCCCGTATGCGGTGGTCGGCGATGCCACGGCCGAGCGCCAGTTGGTAGTCACCGATCCACGCCGCGAGTTGACCGTGATCGACTTGCCGATGGATGTGTTGTTCGGCAAGCCGCCGCGCATGCATCGTGATGCGAAGCGGATCAAGCCGCGCATCGACCTGGTGCCGGACCTGTCCGGCGTGGGCATGGACGAGGCCTTGCTGCGCGTGTTGCGGCTGCCCACCGTGGGCAGCAAGAGTTTCCTGATCACCATCGGCGATCGCACCGTCGGCGGCTTGAATCACCGCGATCCGATGGTCGGCCCGTGGCAGGTGCCGGTGGCCGATTGCGCGGTGACCATCAGCGACTTTGACGGCTACGCCGGTGAGGCGATGGCGATGGCCGAGCGCGCGCCGGTGGCGTTGCTGAGCAGTGCCGACGCGGCACGCATGGCGGTGGGTGAAGCGATCACCAATCTCGCTGCTGCTGCCATCACCGACCTCGGCGAAATACGCCTGTCGGCGAACTGGATGGCGGCAGTAAATCATCCGGGCGAAGACGCCGCGCTGTTCGACGCCGTCAAGGCGGTGGGCATGGAATTGTGCCCGGCGCTGGATATCTCGATTCCGGTCGGCAAGGACTCGCTGTCGATGCAGACGGTGTGGCATGACGGCGAAATGGAGCAGCGCACGGTGTCGCCGGTGTCACTGGTGATCACTGGCTTCGCGCGCGTCACTGACGTGCGCCGCACGCTGACGCCGCAACTCCGACTCGACCATGGCCATTCCGATCTGTGGCTGATCGATCTGGCTGGCGGTCGCGATCGTCTGGGCGGTTCCTGCCTGACCCAGGTGTTCAACCGTTCCGGTGGCGTGCCGCCGGATCTGGACGACCCGAAGCGGCTGAAAGCGCTGTTCGATTTGATTCAGGAGGCGAATGCAGCCGGCCTGTTGCTGGCTTATCACGACCGTTCCGACGGTGGCGTCATCACCACCTTGGTCGAAATGGCGTTTGCCGGCCACTGCGGTCTGGAAATTCATCTGGATGGCTGGGCCGAAGCCACTCTGCGTGCCTTGTTCAACGAAGAACTCGGCGCTGTGGTGCAGGTGGCCGAGGCCAACCGCGAGGCGTTCGAAGCCTTGCTGGTGAAGTACGCGCTGGCGGGCGTCAGTCACCGCATCGGACGGCCGAAGGAGAAGCTTGGCATCAAGTTGTTCCTTGGTGACGACACGTTGTTCAAGTGGAACTGGAGCACGCTGTTCAAGGCATGGAATGAAACCAGCCACGCGATGCAGCGTCAGCGTGACAACCCGCAAAGCGCCGACGCCGAGCACGCCTGGCGGATGGACGATGCGGACCCCGGCATCAGCCCGAAGCTCAGCTTCGATCCGCTGCAGAATGTCGCTGCACCGTTCATCGCCCGTGGTGAGCGCCCACGCATCGCGATCCTGCGCGAGCAGGGCGTCAATGGTCAGGTGGAAATGGCGGCGGCGTTCACGCGCGCCGGTTTCGACGCAGTCGACGTGCACATGTCTGATCTGGCCAGTGGTCGCATGAAGCTGGCCGACTTCCGCGGCTTCGCGGCCTGTGGCGGTTTCTCGTACGGCGACGTGCTGGGTGCTGGTCGTGGCTGGGCCACGTCGATTCTCTACAACGCGATGTTGCGCGAGCAGTTCAGCGCGTTCTTCGCCGACCCGACGAAGTTTGCGCTGGGCGTGTGCAATGGTTGCCAGATGCTGTCGCAGTTGAAGGAGATCATTCCCGGCGCGCAGCACTGGCCGAAGTTCCTGCGCAATGCGTCGGAGCAGTACGAGTCGCGACTGGTCACGCTGGAAATTCTCGACACGCCCAGCCTGTTTTTCAAGGGCATGGCCGGCTCGCGGATTCCGGTGGCGGTGGCGCACGGCGAAGGCCGGGTCAGTTTTCCGCAGGCATGCAGCCCGGCGAAGTCGAATGGCGCGGTGCGCTTTGTCGACAATCGCGGCAAGCCGACCGAAAGCTTCCCGCTCAACATCAACGGCTCGCCCGGTGGTCTGGCCGGTTTCACCGCCGCCGATGGTCGCGTGACCATCATGATGCCGCATCCCGAACGGGTGTTCCGTACCGCCCAGTTGAGCTGGCACCCGGATAGCTGGGGCGAAGACTCACCGTGGATGCGGATGTTCCGCAACGCCCGCGTGTGGTGCGGCTGA